From one Lolium rigidum isolate FL_2022 chromosome 4, APGP_CSIRO_Lrig_0.1, whole genome shotgun sequence genomic stretch:
- the LOC124646449 gene encoding protein GRAVITROPIC IN THE LIGHT 1 — protein MLQKFALAFKTKTIEFFAEEDEEDEYAAPGEGGVLAGQRVFVLKRDPHNPSPAGGERENGSASGEEAAAAAAAALATVSSFQAAYLHLQAAHTPFLPEAAAAADALAVSHLRRLSELKRLASGGAPADDGSLALTAHLEDQVRENQALLRSFDAVVNRLQAALDAKDAAAASLRWEHAALADGNARLAGRLDRALAPQPGAGGGDALGAMLSASVFDSVLRDALRVAHRFTRALADLLRCAGWDLADAAAAAYPGIAYSKQGHCRYALLSRVCLSMFDGFDSYQFGGRTDASALEGIELAIRRNESLQQFIEHSDADPMELMSSSPDCQFAQFCDRKYKQLIHPGLESSLFGNSDCGALPVMATVGPLYEMFITMASSIWTLHRLAWAYDPAVGIFQVSRGAEYSSVYMESIVRPKAFSASKEVGKTVRPKVGFTVVPGFRLGGTVIQCRVYLES, from the coding sequence ATGCTCCAGAAGTTCGCGCTCGCGTTCAAGACCAAGACCATCGAGTTCTtcgccgaggaggacgaggaggacgagtacgctgCGCCGGGGGAGGGCGGCGTCCTCGCTGGCCAGCGGGTGTTCGTGCTCAAACGCGACCCGCACAACCCTAGCCCTGCCGGCGGGGAGCGGGAGAACGGGTCGGCGTCCGGggaagaggccgccgccgccgccgccgcggcgctcgCGACCGTCTCCTCCTTCCAGGCGGCGTACCTGCACCTGCAGGCGGCGCACACGCCGTTCctgccggaggcggcggcggccgccgacgCCCTCGCGGTCTCGCACCTCCGGCGCCTGTCCGAGCTGAAGCGGCTGGCGTCGGGGGGCGCGCCGGCGGACGACGGGTCCCTCGCGCTCACGGCCCACCTCGAGGACCAGGTCCGCGAGAACCAGGCGCTGCTGCGGTCCTTCGACGCCGTGGTGAACCGCCTCCAGGCCGCGCTGGACGCCAAGGACGCCGCGGCCGCCTCCCTGCGCTGGGAGCACGCCGCGCTGGCGGACGGCAACGCGCGCCTCGCCGGCCGCCTCGACCGCGCCCTCGCGCCGCAgccgggcgccggcggcggcgacgccctGGGCGCCATGCTCTCCGCCAGCGTCTTCGATTCCGTCCTGCGCGACGCGCTCCGCGTCGCGCACCGCTTCACCCGCGCGCTCGCGGACCTCCTCAGGTGCGCCGGATGGGACCTGGCGGACGCCGCGGCGGCCGCCTACCCCGGGATTGCCTACTCCAAGCAAGGCCACTGCCGCTACGCGCTCCTCTCCCGCGTCTGCCTGTCCATGTTCGACGGATTCGACTCCTACCAATTCGGTGGCAGAACTGATGCTTCAGCCCTTGAAGGAATCGAGCTCGCTATCCGTAGGAATGAATCATTGCAGCAATTCATCGAGCACTCTGATGCAGACCCCATGGAGCTCATGAGCTCAAGCCCAGACTGCCAGTTCGCCCAATTCTGTGATCGGAAGTACAAGCAGCTCATCCATCCAGGCTTGGAGTCCTCCTTGTTTGGGAATTCAGACTGCGGGGCGTTGCCGGTGATGGCTACTGTCGGTCCACTCTACGAGATGTTCATCACAATGGCAAGCTCAATATGGACGCTCCACAGACTGGCGTGGGCGTATGACCCTGCAGTCGGCATATTCCAGGTGAGCCGGGGTGCCGAGTACTCGTCGGTGTACATGGAGAGCATCGTGCGGCCGAAGGCGTTTTCGGCGAGCAAAGAGGTCGGGAAGACGGTGCGGCCCAAGGTCGGGTTCACGGTGGTGCCCGGCTTCCGGCTCGGCGGGACGGTGATCCAATGTAGGGTGTACCTTGAGTCCTAG